attttattaagctTATATAACCAAAAATTGTAAATAGATATATTGAAAGCTAATAACTCATAGGATATTTTTGACAATCCATATAAATCTAAAAAAGGGAACTTACTATGGGATACATTTTTAGTTCAAAAAATGGTGTACCGTAAGGTGAAATAGTATTAGGATAATTATATACACTGTTTTTATGTATTAAGTTAGTGTCGGCCCGTGATATTTAAAGACACTCAGATCTATGAATTTGCTAGAACAAACGTAGATGATAGAGATAGAAAATATAATTACAAGATAACTAACAAGTTGgaatcaaattttcaaatattggAAACTGAATAGTAAACCGCACCATCTCAACGGCACGTGTCAACCCGCATCAAAGCCAACGTGTGTGGAACATTAACTGCGGAATACTAGCCAAAGGACTCTTAATGTCAGTATTTCTATATTTGTACCAAATGTATATGTACAGCTTGATATATAGTACATTTACTTTGACGCAAGAACCAAAGGCCAGGTTAAAACGTAATATGATAAGGTCATGGTTAATTATGTGGAATGATGAGTAATGTTACGTACTAATTAAGCAATATGGAGTATCATATATATTAACATGATTTTACCTGCATGTTTAATATAAAAGACAAATATGCGGCTAGATTGGTAAAATTTTGAAACTATTATTTTTACAGAATCAATGGAAAATATTTTCCCCAAATAAAATAATAGTCGCTGTAATTTTAGATATACTTTATAAATCAACAAGGAGACAAAATTACACACAACATGCAGCTAGCATAATGGACAATATTGTAGTATGTCCGTGCACTAAAAATTACTTGGTTTTCTTAAATGGGAAAGTGAATATCCAAAGGATGTTTTATTGGCGTAGAACAACATtcagttgaaaaaaaaaatacaacagaGTTGACTATTATCTTGGCTCTTTGTTAAGCAAAAGGCTATATTAGCACAACCCATTTGCCTTGCTACTCATCCAACAGCATTGTAAACAGTAACTAGCAACATCTAAAAGGCAATGAAGAATTTGGGTTTTTTTCTGTTCTTGGTTCTCCTGGCAACAACTTCATTGGAGATCAATGCTCAGACATGCAAACCAAGTGGTGGTATCCGGGGAAGAAAACCGCCTCCAGGAGAATGCAACCGTGAGAACAACTCGGATTGTTGTGTCCAAGGTAATTTTTACACCACGTATACATGCTCGCCTCCAGTGACAGGCGATACTAAAGCAACACTGACAATAAACAGTTTCCAAAAGGGAGGTGATGGTGGTGGTCCGTCGGAGTGTGACAACCAATACCACTCTGATGACACACCAGTTGTGGCGCTGTCAACTGGATGGTACAAGGGAGGGGATAGGTGCCACAAGTATATTACCATCAATGGAAATGGGAGGAGTGTAAAGGCAATGGTTGTGGATGAGTGTGACTCTACTATGGGGTGCGATGATGATCATGACTATCAACCCCCTTGCCCTAATAATATTGTTGATGCTTCCAAAGCAGTGTGGAAGGCCTTAGGGGTATCCGAGGATAACTGGGGAGATTTGGATATTACCTGGACAGAGTGATGTTAATCTAGCTCtcattttaaaacatcaaatactaTTTCTGTTTCTGTGTTTTGTGGATATTTTAATCTGTAAAATTATTGATGTAACTATATATACTAATGACTAGAGGTTCACACCAAACTTATCAACACCACTATCCATTCAAACCCATATACAGATATATTACGTTATACACATATTAACATACCTTTAGATGTATATGGATTCAAACAACAACTGATATGACACACAAAGACACACAAAACCCATTCAGTGGTATAATCTTTCATGATAGAATCAATTCCACTACTAAATTTTAGACTACTTTTTCCTACTCATATGAAGCAGCCCTACAAATAGACTTCACCAcaaacacaataaaaaaaaaattatgtattttCACATTCTAATTCCCTTTATGCAATCAGACAATACCCTGCACCGTAATCACAGGCAAACCGAACCTTTAACAGACTCTACCTGATTATTATCAAAACAAAACCACAATAGCAGTAAAATTATCACCCATATGAATTCGCAACACCGACAGCTTCTTGATTTGATACCACATCCCAAATCCCAGCACATCTGATAATCATAAACTCATCATCGTCGCTCAACACCATTTTCCGGAAAGAGGTGCTAAACGCCATTTCTCTTTAATCAAAAGCTTGTGAAAGTTGTATTCTAAGGGTTTTAAATCTCGAAAACCGGCATTAACGATTTAAAATTTATGTACGAAAACAGTTAATGCGGTTGTCCCATAGTAATTGATGACGCTACTTTAGTTAGTGAGGGTTTGGTCAGCTAATAGAAAGGCTTTGTAATGGGAATGTTTTACATCCTTTAAAAATGATAACCTTTTGTACGATGATTGTGGGAGCTCATAATCTTGAAAGAATAATTTCATGGCGTGATTTTTCAAGTATGATGTTGTTACGGAACCGTAATGGCCATCAAAAATGGCATGGAAGAAAAATGGAACTGGGAGTGGTCATTTTGACATACGATGCGTTCATCTTAGTTTGCTTTGCGTGAGAATTCCGATGTCTATGTGAAACTTCTCTGTCTCATGTTTCGGTTGAATTTTGTCGTGCGCGCGGGGTGGGGGTTGGGGGTGGTAAGGTTTTCAGACTATCTAGACAAATTACAATGTACTAAAAGCTGAATATGTATGCATTACTTTATATATCACGAGATAGATTCAAATTAAGCAAGATTTACTTTATATATCACGTCTAGTAAGATAAACAAGATAGTAGGTCTGCAACTGAAACAACCAAACTAGCATGAGAAAACTCATTTCAAAGATATTAATCTGTAAAGGTATTGATGTAACTATATATACTAATGACTAGAGGTTCACACCAAACTTATCAGCACCAATCCATTAAAACCCATATATACATATGCTATGTTATACAGATATTAACATGCcaatagatgtatatgtattcaAACAACAATGGATAGGACACACAGAGagacaaaaaaaacatttaagtGCTATAATCTTTCATGGTAGAATCGATTCCACTACAAAATTATATGCTACTTTTTCCAACTCATATTAAGCAGCCTTACAAATAGACTTTACCAcgaacacaataataataaaaaaatatatatatatatatgtaatttcaCATTCTAATTCCCTTTATGCAATCAGACAACACCCTTTATGCAATCAGACAACACCCCGCACCATAATCACGGGCAACATAACCCGTAAAAGACTCGGCGTGATTATTAGCAGTAAAATTATCACCCATAGGTAATCGCAACACCGACAACTTCTTGATTTGATGCCACATGCCAAATCCCAGCACATCCGATAATTATCATAAACTCATCCGATAATCATAAACTCATCATCTTCGTAGAACACCATTTGTCTCGCTTCTTTTTTTCTAAGAAGGGATGATTTTCTAACTGATTGGTAACTTCATATGCCAGCCTCCTACGGCCCGCATGACCGCTAGCTCATAGTTGAGATGCCCATCTTCAGTATACACACCTAATTCTTCCACTCTCTTCTTCTCATCTAAATAACATGGTATATCTTCTTCTGACAATGGAATTGCGATTCCATTCCGACACAAGACAGCACTAGATTGATGGAGACAAAACGAAATCCAGCCGACCATGCTTAAGAAGACTCTCAGTCATGGTTTTCCGGTAAGCGTATGATTCTCCTCGTAGAATATCACGATTAATTCATGCTTGTTTTACAAAAACAGTATTTCATGTTTTCTTTGTTGTTCTCACAAGAGATTCTCAAGAGAACATCACTAATGATCTATGCTTTTCTAATTAAAGGAATATGTGTTTCCACTTTCTTATTGAGCAAAGAGTGAACGATACTCCTATCTCTTGGAAAGAGGTGCTAAAAGGCCCTTTCTATTTACTCTAAAGCTTTTGAAAGTTGTCTTCTAAGGGTTTAAAATCTCGAAATCCAGCATTAACGATTTACAATGGATGTACgaaaattaaaacaattaatgTGGTTGTCCCATAGTAATTGATGATGCTACTTTAGTTAGTGAGGGTTTGGTAAGCTAGCAGAAAGGCTTTGCAATGGGAAGGGTTTACATCCTTTAAAAATGGTTAAATTATGTATAATGGTTGTGGGAGCTCAAAATATTGAAAGAATAATTTCAATGCGTGATTTTTTAAGTATGATCTTGTTACCGAGCCGCAATAACCGTCAAAAATGGCATAGAAGGAAAATGGAACTTACAGTGGTCATTTAGACATATGAAGGGATGATTTTCTAACCGATTGGTAACTCCATATGCCAGCCTCCTAGGGCCGGTATGACTGCCTGCGCTCACAGTTGAGACCACAATCTTCAGTATACACACCTAATTGTTCCACTCTCTTCTTTTCATCTAAATAACATGGCATATCTTCGTGCGACAATGGAATTGCGATTCAATCCCGACACAAGACTGCATTAGATTTATGGAGACAAAAACGAAAGCTAGTCGACCATGCTTAAGAAGTCTCTCAGTCATGATTTTCCGGTAAGCGTGTGATTCACGTCGTGGAATATCACGATTGATTATTGCTTGTTTTACAaaaatagtatttcatgatttctTTGTTGTTCTCACATGAGATTCTCGGGAGAGCATCACTAATGATCGATGCTTTTTCTAGTTAACGCAATATGTGTTTAAACTTCCTTATTGACCAAAGAATGAGTGATACTCCTATCTCTTGGAAAGAGGTGCTAAAGGGGCCTTTCTCTTTACTCTAAAGCTTGAGAAAGTTATATTCAAAGGGTTTAAAATCTCAAAACTGACATTAACGATTTACAGTTGATGTACAAGGATGAAAACAGTTAATATGATTGTCCTATAGTAATTGATAATGTTGCTTTAGTTAGTGAGGGTTTGGTCGGCTAGTAGAAAGGCTTTGCAATGGGAAGGTTTTACATCCTTTAAAAATGGTTAAATTATGCATAATGATTATAATCTTGAAAGAATAATTTCATGGCATGATTTTTCAAGTATGATGCTGTTACGGAGCCGCAATGGCCTCCAAAAAGGACATAGAAGGAAAATGGAACTTTGAGTGGTCATTTTGACATATGATGCGTTCATCTTAGTTCGCTTTTCATGAGGGTTCCCATGTCTTTGTGAGACTTCTTGATCTCTTGTTTGGGTTGAATCATTCTCCGTGGGGGAGTATGGTTTTGAAACGGTGTATACAGCCTACAATGTATAAAAGAGTGAATATGTATGCATTCGTCTACGAGATACATGCAAATCACGCAAGACTGACTCTATATATCATGTCTAGTAGGCTAAACAAGATAGTAGGTATGCAACTGAAACAACCAAACTAACATGTGTAAActcatttcaaagatatcaattgtgttcgTAAAAATAACTAACCAAGGGAGATCCCATTATTTCTAATGGTTTCACAGTGTTGAGGCTCAATTAAACAAAATTATCTAACATTCAACTGGAATGTATCAAATGCTCTCCCCAACAAGCCTTCCATCATGAAACCATAAAGATTAAAATACATCTTTTAACAATTATACATATGATCTCTATAACCTAACTTAATTGTTCTATCGTCTAATTATATAAACTTTCAATCCaatttaaaatagaaaacttGTTTGCCTATTTTTAATGAATTACCCTTAACTTCATTTTGTTTTATAGAAAATAACACGAAAGTGTTCTTCACCCTCAAACAGCAGCCTACAACTTAAATCCAGTAAAAACTACTACTAAAATACTCATACAAAGAGAGAAGAGCCACGACCATATTCAGTCAAATATAGTTTATTCTTATgaattaatcaaaaataaaaacgGAACTTGACGTATTGTAGGGTATTAAAAAAATTCACACATGGATAGTTGGGAATTGATAATGAAATTTAAACATAATCAGTTTAACGAAATTTGAATAAATCGAGAATCACACCGGaacgtaaactcctaaaaagtaTTCCTAAATTTCAGACAAGAAAGTTGggatattaattttgaaatttgaaaaaaaaaacatggctTTCAAGTCAGAATTTTATGATTCAATTTAGGGGTCTGTATCATATTAAacaaaatttaaataagttagaaTTTATTGTAGGAGTGTAGATCAGCGAAAGTATGTATATATAAGTTAACGCTTTCGAGTGTACCATGCGTATATAGTTAACGGTCTCATGTGTGTATTAAATAACCATGCCAAATAAACATGTATTCAAATTTTAGCAGATTATATTaattggtttggtcaaaatttctATTTTTGTAATCTGTTCATATGTATTATGTTTTTTATCCTTTGCACCTGGACTATCTTTTTGATATTCTATTATACCACTATACGTTCCTACCCGACATTAAAATAGTGTATTGTCCTTAACAgattattttgtatttttctaattcttattatcttttattttattatgagATTCACTACCAACCCTACTCCCACTATGGCACCCACAACAATTCGTTGGCGACAATTTTGTTCTTCACCCCGACGCAATTCTTCCATATATCCAATGTCGTTATAAAAcaaattaatataatttatttgtgTCTCACTCATCACCAACTTATCTTTATGTTtcgaatataattattttatttagcaattgtcattttaaaaGATTAACATAATTTGAATTAATAATGTGGTTGGTTATATTTTTGTTATAAGATATTTTATTAAGCTTATATAACCAAAAATTGTAAATAGATATATTGAAAGCTAATAACTCATAGGATACTTTTGACAATCCATATAAATCTAAAAAAGGGAACTTACTATGGGATACATTTTTAGTTCAAAAAATGGTGTACCGTAAAGTGAAATAGTATTAGGATAATTATTTACACTATTTTTATGTAATAATTTAGTGTCGGCCCGTGATATTTAAAGACACTCAAATCTATAAATTTGCTAGAACAAACGTAGATGATAGAGATAGAAATATAATTACAAGATAACTAACAAGTTGgaatcaaattttcaaatattgaaAACTGAATAGTAAACCGCACCATCTCAACGGCACGTGTCAACCCGCATCAAAGCCTACGTGCGTGGAACGTTAACTGCGGAATACTAGCCAAAGGACTCTTAATGTCAGTATTTCTATATTTGTACCAAATGTATATGTACAGCTTGATATATAGTACATTTACTTTGACGCAAGAACCAAAGGCCAGGTTAAAACGTAATATGATAAGGTCATGGTTAATTATGTGGAATGATGAGTAATGTTACGTACTAATTAAGCAATATGGAGTATCATATATATTAACATGATTTTACCTGCATGTTTAATATAATAGACAAATATGCGGCTAGATTGGTAAAATTTTGAAACTATTATTTTTACAGAATCAATGGAAAATATTTTCCCCAAATAAAATAATAGTCGCTGTAATTTTAGATATACTTTATAAATCAACAAGGAGACAAAATTACACACAACATGCAGCTAGCATAATGGACAATATTGTAGTATGTCCGTGCACTAAAAATTACTTGGTTTTCTTAAATGGGAAAGTGAATATCCAAAGGATGTTTTATTGGCGTAGAACAACATtcagttgaaaaaaaaaatacaacagaGTTGACTATTATCTTGGCTCTTTGTTAAGCAAAAGGCTATATTAGCACAACCCATTTGCCTTGCTACTCATCCAACAGCATTGTAAACAGTAACTAGCAACATCTAAAAGGCAATGAAGAATTTGGGTTTTTTTCTGTTCTTGGTTCTCCTGGCAACAACTTCATTGGAGATCAATGCTCAGACATGCAAACCAAGTGGTGGTATCCGGGGAAGAAAACCGCCTCCAGGAGAATGCAACCGTGAGAACAACTCGGATTGTTGTGTCCAAGGTAAGTTTTACACCACGTATACATGCTCGCCTCCAGTGACAGGCGATACTAAAGCAACACTGACAATAAACAGTTTCCAAAAGGGAGGTGATGGTGGTGGTCCGTCGGAGTGTGACAACCAATACCACTCTGATGACACACCAGTTGTGGCGCTGTCAACTGGATGGTACAAGGGAGGGGATAGGTGCCACAAGTATATTACCATCAATGGAAATGGGAGGAGTGTAAAGGCAATGGTTGTGGATGAGTGTGACTCTACTATGGGGTGCGATGATGATCATGACTATCAACCCCCTTGCCCTAATAATATTGTTGATGCTTCCAAAGCAGTGTGGAAGGCCTTAGGGGTATCCGAGGATAACTGGGGAGATTTGGATATTACCTGGACAGAGTGATGTTAATCTAGCTCtccttttaaaacatcaaatactaTTTCTGTTTCTGTGTTTTGTGGATATTTTAATCTGTAAAATTATTGATGTAACTATATATACTAATGACTAGAGGTTCACACCAAACTTATCAACACCACTATCCATTCAAACCCATATACAGATATATTACGTTATACACATATTAACATACCTTTAGATGTATATGGATTCAAACAACAACTGATATGACACACAAAGACACACAAAACCCATTCAGTGGTATAATCTTTCATGATAGAATCAATTCCACTACTAAATTTTAGACTACTTTTTCCTACTCATATGAAGCAGCCCTACAAATAGACTTCACCAcaaacacaataaaaaaaaaatatgtattttcacaTTCTAATTCCCTTTATGCAATCAGACAATACCCTGCACCGTAATCACAGGCAAACCGAACCTTTAACAGACTCTACCTGATTATTATCAAAACAAAACCACAATAGCAGTAAAATTATCACCCATATGAATTCGCAACACCGACAGCTTCTTGATTTGATACCACATCCCAAATCCCAGCACATCTGATAATCATAAACTCATCATCGTCGCTCAACACCATTTTCCGGAAAGAGGTGCTAAACGCCATTTCTCTTTAATCAAAAGCTTGTGAAAGTTGTATTCTAAGGGTTTTAAAGCTCGAAAACCGGCATTAACGATTTAAAATTTATGTACGAAAACAGTTAATGCGGTTGTCCCATAGTAATTGATGACGCTACTTTAGTTAGTGAGGGTTTGGTCAGCTAGTAGAAAGGCTTTGTAATGGGAATGTTTTACATCCTTTAAAAATGATAACCTTTTGTACGATGATTGTGGGAGCTCATAATCTTGAAAGAATAATTTCATGGCGTGATTTTTCAAGTATGATGTTGTTACGGAACCGTAATGGCCATCAAAAATGACATAGAAGAAAAATGGAACTGGGATTGGTCATTTTGACATACGATGCGTTCATCTTAGTTTGCTTTGCGTGAGAATTCCGATGTCTATGTGAAACTTCTCTGTCTCATGTTTCGGTTGAATTTTGTCGTGCGCGCGGGGTGGGGGTTGGGGGTGGTAAGGTTTTCAGACTATCTAGACAAATTATAATGTACTAAAAGCTGAATATGTATGCATTACTTTATATATCACGAGATAGATTCAAATTAAGCAAGATTTACTTTACATATCACGTCTAGTAAGATAAACAAGATAGTAGGTCTGCAACTGAAACAACCAAACTAGCATGAGAAAACTCATTTCAAAGATATTAATCTGTAAAGGTATTGATGTAACTATATATACTAATGACTAGAGGTTCACACCAAACTTATCAGCACCAATCCATTAAAACCCATATATACATATGCTATGTTATACAGATATTAACATACcaatagatgtatatgtattcaAACAACAATGGATAGGACACACAGagagacaaaaaaaaaacatttaagtgCTATAATCTTTCATGGTAGAATCGATTCCACTACAAAATTATACGCTACTTTTTCCAACTCATATGAAGCAGCCTTACAAATAGACTTTACCAcgaacacaataataataaaaaaatatatatatgtaatttcaCATTCTAATTCCCTTTATGCAATCAGACAACACCCTTTATGCAATCAGACAACACCCCGCACCATAATCACGGGCGACACGAACCCGTAAAAGACTCGGCGTGATTATTAGCTGTAAAATTATCACCCATAGGTAATCGCAACACCGACAACTTCTTGATTTGATGCCACATGCCAAATCCCAGCACATCCGATAATTATCATAAACTCATCCGATAATCATAAACTCCTCATCTTCGTAGAACACCATTTGTCTCACTTCTTTTTTTCTAAGAAGGGATGATTTTCTAACTGATTGGTAACTTCATATGCCAGCCTCCTACGGCCCGCATGACCGCTAGCTCATAGTTGAGATGCCCATCTTCAGTATACACACCTAATTCTTCCACTCTCTTCTTCTCATCTAAATAACATGGTATATCTTCTTCTGACAATGGAATTGCGATTCCATTCCGACAAAAGACAGCACTAGATTGATGGAGACAAAACGAAATCCAGCCGACCATGCTTAAGAAGACTCTCAGTCATGGTTTTCCGGTAAGCGTATGATTCTCCTCGTAGAATATCACGATTAATTCATGCTTGTTTTACAAAAACAGTATTTCATGTTTTCTTTGTTGTTCTCACAAGAGATTCTCAAGAGAACATCACTAATGATCTATGCTTTTCTAATTAAAGGAATATGTGTTTCCACTTTCTTATTGAGCAAAGAGTGAACGATACTCCTATCTCTTGGAAAGAGGTGCTAAAAGGCCCTTTCTATTTACTCTAAAGCTTTTGAAACTTGTCTTCTAAGGGTTTAAAATCTCGAAATCCAGCATTAACGATTTACAATGGATGTACgaaaattaaaacaattaatgTGGTTGTCCCATAGTAATTGATGATGCTACTTTAGTTAGTGAGGGTTTGGTAAGCTAGCAGAAAGGCTTTGCAATGGGAAGGGTTTACATCCTTTAAAAATGGTTAAATTATGTATAATGGTTGTGGGAGCTCAAAATATTGAAAGAATAATTTCAAT
The genomic region above belongs to Lactuca sativa cultivar Salinas chromosome 4, Lsat_Salinas_v11, whole genome shotgun sequence and contains:
- the LOC128133837 gene encoding kiwellin-1-like; its protein translation is MKNLGFFLFLVLLATTSLEINAQTCKPSGGIRGRKPPPGECNRENNSDCCVQGKFYTTYTCSPPVTGDTKATLTINSFQKGGDGGGPSECDNQYHSDDTPVVALSTGWYKGGDRCHKYITINGNGRSVKAMVVDECDSTMGCDDDHDYQPPCPNNIVDASKAVWKALGVSEDNWGDLDITWTE
- the LOC128133834 gene encoding kiwellin-1-like — its product is MKNLGFFLFLVLLATTSLEINAQTCKPSGGIRGRKPPPGECNRENNSDCCVQGNFYTTYTCSPPVTGDTKATLTINSFQKGGDGGGPSECDNQYHSDDTPVVALSTGWYKGGDRCHKYITINGNGRSVKAMVVDECDSTMGCDDDHDYQPPCPNNIVDASKAVWKALGVSEDNWGDLDITWTE